The following are encoded together in the Pedobacter sp. D749 genome:
- a CDS encoding diacylglycerol kinase family protein: MNNPKFSIIDRIKSFKYAFNGLKLFFVNDYNGRVHLFAAIIAIGLSFYLKISILEWIAILSVISAVFVAEILNSAIEKLADVVSPDYHPKIKVVKDLAAAAVLVAAFLAVAIGLLVFIPKLFL; the protein is encoded by the coding sequence ATGAACAACCCAAAATTTTCAATTATAGATCGTATTAAGAGCTTTAAATATGCCTTTAATGGCTTGAAGCTTTTTTTTGTTAATGATTATAATGGCAGGGTTCATCTGTTTGCAGCAATAATTGCCATTGGTTTATCTTTCTACTTAAAAATCTCCATCCTGGAGTGGATTGCCATTCTATCCGTTATTTCAGCAGTTTTTGTAGCCGAAATTTTAAACTCTGCTATCGAAAAACTGGCAGATGTGGTTTCTCCAGATTACCATCCAAAAATTAAAGTGGTAAAAGATTTGGCTGCTGCAGCGGTTTTGGTGGCTGCGTTTCTTGCGGTAGCTATAGGCCTTCTTGTCTTTATTCCGAAACTATTTTTGTAG
- a CDS encoding M56 family metallopeptidase — MPHFFLILLKINLVLLLFSASYYVVLRKLTFYSINRVFLLFGIIFSSAYPFINLTEFFADQKAIPAFVPQFNQQVSQLVQQDAVSIFWQALTIFFYAGVVLMGMRLLIQFVSLYRMHKKSSPDQLNDYKVRILNDEVSPFSFWQTIYINPRLHKKQDLSNILEHERVHVEEWHTLDIILAEICVVFYWFNPGVWLMKKAVRENIEFITDAKILKKGIDKKAYQYSLLDVGALQPSVAIVNNFNLSDLKKRIKMMNAKRSSKVNLTRYLFVLPVLLCVTLAFTIDKKDVKKSLAPLTNMVNDVLPKKVTELQPKSKTVLKPKAKKKILINTLKEPATVNKMTFIIKSITNGVDSSRRSVEDMLKGLGKKVKIMSFKTDGDFKGKTFVQHFSFTDTVKSDHKNIDVKVLTKNGGDLEELPMPRKKGVGFMYFIKSTTTNSNAKDGSQHQNANGIMVAETTSYFLNGNKITKEELDKLNLNKVSDMKIDRNNQAIQITTKP, encoded by the coding sequence ATGCCACATTTCTTTCTCATTTTATTAAAAATTAACCTGGTACTGCTCTTATTTTCGGCCAGTTACTACGTGGTATTGCGAAAGTTAACTTTCTATTCCATCAACAGGGTATTTCTGCTGTTTGGGATCATTTTTTCTTCGGCTTACCCGTTTATTAACCTCACCGAATTTTTTGCTGATCAGAAAGCTATACCTGCCTTTGTGCCTCAATTCAATCAACAAGTTAGTCAATTGGTACAACAGGATGCCGTTTCGATATTTTGGCAAGCATTAACCATATTCTTTTATGCTGGTGTTGTATTAATGGGCATGAGGTTACTGATACAGTTTGTTTCACTTTACAGGATGCATAAAAAATCTTCGCCAGATCAGTTAAACGATTATAAAGTGCGGATTTTAAATGATGAAGTAAGCCCATTTAGCTTTTGGCAGACTATCTATATCAATCCGCGTTTGCATAAAAAACAAGATTTAAGCAATATCCTCGAGCATGAACGCGTACATGTAGAAGAATGGCATACTTTAGATATTATTCTGGCTGAAATCTGCGTGGTTTTTTATTGGTTTAATCCAGGCGTTTGGTTAATGAAAAAAGCGGTAAGGGAAAATATTGAGTTTATTACGGATGCCAAGATCTTAAAAAAAGGAATCGATAAAAAAGCCTATCAATATAGTTTGTTGGATGTAGGTGCTTTACAACCATCAGTAGCTATTGTGAATAATTTTAACCTGTCTGATCTTAAGAAACGGATTAAAATGATGAATGCCAAACGTTCATCGAAAGTGAATTTAACACGGTATTTATTTGTACTGCCGGTATTGCTCTGCGTCACACTCGCTTTTACTATCGATAAAAAGGATGTAAAGAAAAGTTTAGCACCTTTAACCAACATGGTGAATGATGTTTTGCCTAAAAAGGTGACTGAGTTACAGCCAAAATCAAAAACAGTTTTAAAACCAAAAGCAAAAAAGAAAATCCTGATTAATACGCTCAAAGAACCTGCTACGGTTAATAAAATGACTTTCATTATCAAAAGCATTACCAATGGGGTAGATTCTTCGCGGAGATCGGTTGAGGATATGTTAAAGGGCTTAGGCAAGAAAGTGAAGATCATGAGCTTTAAAACGGACGGTGATTTTAAAGGCAAAACTTTTGTACAGCACTTTAGCTTTACAGATACGGTAAAATCGGATCATAAAAATATCGATGTAAAAGTTTTAACTAAAAATGGTGGAGATCTGGAAGAACTGCCTATGCCCAGGAAAAAGGGAGTTGGATTTATGTATTTCATAAAATCAACCACCACTAACTCTAATGCAAAGGATGGAAGTCAACATCAAAATGCTAATGGAATAATGGTTGCAGAAACCACCTCTTATTTCCTGAATGGAAATAAGATCACAAAAGAAGAACTTGATAAGCTGAACCTCAATAAAGTTTCTGATATGAAAATTGATAGAAATAATCAGGCTATCCAGATTACTACAAAACCCTAA
- a CDS encoding TonB-dependent receptor translates to MLTFLLTAFSALAQKPIKGLVKDSYGKAIELVNVSLKDPEGNIINFTRTNRNGEFNIPLKNDQITGYKIEASSIGYKKLSTVITDVTKSYELIMQNSETALETVTVKNRPSLTANGDTLNYRPSDFADKQDRSIGDVLKKMPGIEVAEDGKISYNGKSISNLYVDGDNLLDDKYNIGTKSIPHGAVDKVQVIQNDQPIKMMRKNNMSDDVALNLVIKDEAKLKVMGDATVGAGIPKRFDENLTAMLFNKKLKFINNIKGNNIGSDPDIDLTSHNLADYLKKLDNDRPGGLLSTGAAGVPSLPQSRYLFNKAGLLNLNNLYKFNPDLQLRANISYLYDQRHQEYSKFSETYLPNQTIRYSESQNNAINPQKLRAQFNLNGNAEKYYLNNNFVLDYAPFKTSSAFVINNVAANQVLRQETLDISNEFNYRKKLKSEDVINLYSYLNRTTQPENLNINPGLNADILNNGNSYLGLSQYIKIPTWYTNNYASFAFVNNHFVQTYKAGFNVQQQKLNSELYRTQNNQQTELVSGNTVNDLDWLKTKIYTDATYEFTNDKLKAGLSLPLSYNLIKYSDDINQLDKSLNKLFLNPSLNIKYQTSVENYVTANYNFRNDLGGIDDVYRGTVLKNYRSLFANNTPISESKTHNVGAGFNFRKAMQMLFINLTANYNDAELNTISSYSLSNNIQQRVVLPLSNHIRTLFFNANASKYLFALKSTVSGGISFSHSQYDQLQNNELFAFNAQTISYKLGIEAKLTNFINWSYLANFSVTDNKAKVADAIKTNFQQLRQQSTLAITTFRNVYINLSAEHLFTHQSTQPNLKYLFADMNLKYKYLKMKTDFEFGITNLANIKSFDAVYLSANSLTTGTYYIPGRVAMLKATFSF, encoded by the coding sequence ATGCTGACGTTTTTGCTCACAGCTTTTTCGGCTCTGGCACAAAAGCCAATCAAAGGTTTGGTTAAGGATAGCTATGGAAAAGCGATTGAACTGGTTAATGTAAGCCTAAAAGATCCTGAAGGGAATATCATAAACTTTACGCGAACCAACCGGAATGGAGAATTTAATATCCCTTTAAAAAACGACCAGATTACGGGCTACAAAATTGAAGCCTCGAGCATTGGTTATAAAAAACTGAGCACGGTTATAACGGATGTAACCAAAAGTTACGAACTAATTATGCAAAACAGTGAAACAGCACTTGAAACCGTGACGGTAAAAAACCGTCCATCCTTAACGGCAAATGGTGATACCTTAAATTACAGGCCATCTGACTTTGCCGATAAACAAGACAGAAGTATTGGTGATGTGCTCAAGAAAATGCCGGGAATCGAAGTTGCTGAAGATGGCAAAATCAGCTACAACGGTAAATCGATTTCGAACCTCTATGTAGATGGCGATAATTTATTAGACGATAAATACAATATTGGCACCAAAAGTATTCCTCATGGCGCAGTTGATAAGGTACAGGTGATTCAAAACGATCAACCCATTAAAATGATGCGTAAAAATAACATGAGCGATGATGTTGCCTTAAACCTGGTGATTAAAGATGAAGCCAAGCTTAAAGTAATGGGCGATGCTACCGTTGGCGCCGGCATCCCTAAACGCTTTGATGAAAACCTTACGGCCATGCTTTTTAATAAAAAACTCAAATTTATCAATAACATCAAAGGAAACAACATCGGCAGCGATCCGGATATTGACCTTACCTCGCACAACCTGGCTGATTACTTAAAAAAGCTAGATAATGACAGACCAGGCGGCCTGCTTTCTACCGGAGCCGCGGGAGTGCCCTCCTTGCCACAAAGCAGGTACCTTTTTAATAAGGCAGGATTACTTAACTTAAACAATCTGTACAAGTTCAATCCCGATCTTCAGTTAAGGGCCAATATTTCATATTTGTATGATCAGCGGCATCAGGAGTACAGCAAATTTTCGGAAACTTATCTCCCCAATCAAACTATCCGATATTCAGAATCGCAGAACAATGCCATTAATCCACAAAAATTAAGGGCACAATTTAACCTGAACGGAAATGCAGAAAAATACTATCTGAACAATAATTTTGTACTCGATTATGCGCCTTTTAAAACATCTTCGGCTTTTGTAATCAATAATGTAGCGGCCAATCAGGTATTGCGGCAGGAAACACTCGATATTTCAAACGAGTTCAATTACCGTAAAAAGTTAAAGTCAGAAGATGTAATTAACCTGTACTCCTATTTAAACCGTACTACACAACCTGAAAACTTAAACATAAACCCCGGACTTAATGCTGATATTTTAAACAATGGGAACAGTTATCTTGGTTTAAGCCAGTATATCAAAATACCAACCTGGTACACTAATAACTATGCTTCTTTTGCTTTTGTAAACAATCATTTCGTTCAAACGTATAAGGCAGGTTTTAATGTGCAGCAACAAAAGCTCAATTCGGAACTTTACCGCACACAAAATAATCAGCAGACCGAACTTGTATCTGGCAATACCGTAAATGACCTTGATTGGCTAAAAACCAAGATATATACCGATGCCACATACGAATTTACCAACGATAAATTAAAGGCTGGATTGAGCTTGCCTTTAAGTTATAACCTGATTAAATACAGTGATGACATCAATCAGTTGGACAAGAGTCTGAATAAATTGTTTCTAAACCCTTCTCTGAATATAAAGTACCAAACCAGCGTTGAAAATTATGTGACAGCAAATTATAATTTCCGGAACGATTTAGGAGGAATAGATGATGTTTACCGGGGCACAGTATTAAAAAACTACCGCTCTCTTTTTGCCAATAATACCCCCATTTCGGAATCGAAAACCCATAATGTTGGTGCAGGGTTTAATTTCAGAAAAGCCATGCAGATGTTATTTATAAATTTGACCGCCAATTACAATGATGCCGAACTGAACACCATTTCTTCATACAGTTTAAGTAATAACATCCAGCAAAGGGTGGTATTGCCATTAAGCAATCATATCCGTACCCTATTTTTTAATGCAAACGCCAGCAAATACCTTTTTGCGCTGAAAAGCACAGTAAGTGGAGGTATTAGTTTTTCGCACAGCCAATATGATCAGTTGCAGAACAACGAACTTTTTGCATTTAATGCACAAACTATTTCTTACAAACTAGGAATAGAAGCAAAACTCACCAACTTTATTAATTGGTCTTACCTGGCAAATTTTTCGGTTACCGATAATAAAGCTAAAGTGGCCGACGCCATCAAAACGAATTTTCAGCAGCTCAGGCAGCAGTCTACCCTGGCTATTACCACTTTTAGAAATGTATATATAAACTTATCGGCCGAACATTTATTTACACATCAATCTACACAACCCAATTTAAAATATCTTTTTGCGGATATGAATCTCAAATACAAATATCTGAAAATGAAAACAGATTTTGAATTTGGCATCACCAACCTGGCGAATATCAAAAGTTTTGATGCGGTTTACCTTTCAGCCAATTCTCTTACCACCGGAACCTATTATATTCCGGGAAGAGTGGCGATGTTGAAAGCGACTTTTAGTTTTTAA
- a CDS encoding beta-N-acetylhexosaminidase, whose product MNKALSIFIGVLISTGAFAQGDPNMGIIPAPVAITRANGNFVLDKTTVLVNQSIDGAKMADLLNAFIVTKAGFALRETKIPQPNQKAVILTSVGADQLPAEGYTIKVTPKQIVLTGKGAGLFYAVQSAMQMIPDKVADKITIPAVNINDYPRFAYRGTMLDVSRHFFPISFIKKYIDQLAYYKINTFHWHLTDDQGWRLEIKKYPKLTEIGSSRNGTIIGNYPGNGNYLTPVKGYYTQEEAKEIVRYAAEKYITVIPEIELPGHASAAIAAYPELSCFPDRDTFISDKTPWAGSRKGKQVQQTWGVFDDIFVPSENTFTFLNNILDEVIAIFPSKYIHIGGDEAPKTYWKESPFCQALMKEKGLKDEHELQSYFIQTIEKHVNGKGRSIIGWDEILEGGLAPNATVMSWRGEDGGIAAAQQKHDVIMTPGSMGLYIDHKQSNSPDEPVTIGGFAPYQKIYAYDPIPKVLTADERKYIKGVQANMWTEYIKTPEKAENHAFPRILALSEIAWSPVERKDLKNFSEQRLPVHLARLDKMGINFWVPTPIGQSDKTLTGGDFTIDLKAPVAGAKIYYSIDLSRPSENAFLYTSPIKITVPQGEKRVLKTIVIAPSGRRSVVTETVLNNGAPEAKTEAKK is encoded by the coding sequence ATGAACAAAGCATTATCGATTTTTATTGGAGTATTAATCAGTACGGGTGCATTTGCGCAAGGTGATCCTAATATGGGTATCATCCCTGCACCGGTGGCCATTACCAGGGCCAACGGAAACTTCGTATTAGATAAAACCACAGTTTTAGTCAATCAAAGCATCGACGGCGCAAAGATGGCTGATTTATTAAATGCTTTTATCGTTACCAAGGCAGGTTTTGCCTTAAGGGAAACTAAAATTCCTCAACCTAACCAAAAGGCTGTCATTTTAACATCTGTTGGAGCAGATCAATTACCTGCTGAAGGTTATACCATTAAAGTTACACCGAAACAAATTGTTTTAACAGGAAAAGGTGCAGGTCTGTTTTATGCCGTACAATCGGCTATGCAAATGATACCAGATAAAGTTGCTGATAAAATTACCATCCCCGCCGTTAATATTAACGATTACCCACGTTTTGCCTACCGTGGAACGATGTTGGATGTAAGCCGTCATTTCTTCCCGATTTCTTTTATCAAAAAGTACATCGATCAATTGGCTTACTATAAAATCAATACTTTCCACTGGCATTTAACTGATGATCAGGGCTGGAGACTGGAAATAAAAAAATACCCTAAACTTACCGAGATCGGTTCTTCCCGTAACGGTACTATAATAGGTAATTACCCGGGTAATGGCAATTACCTAACACCTGTTAAAGGTTATTATACCCAGGAAGAAGCTAAAGAAATTGTAAGATATGCTGCAGAGAAATACATTACGGTAATTCCGGAAATTGAATTGCCAGGTCATGCTTCTGCTGCAATTGCTGCTTATCCTGAATTAAGCTGTTTTCCTGACCGGGATACTTTTATCAGCGATAAAACACCGTGGGCCGGCAGCAGAAAAGGAAAGCAGGTACAGCAAACCTGGGGTGTTTTTGATGACATTTTTGTACCCTCGGAAAACACTTTTACTTTCCTGAACAATATTCTGGATGAGGTAATTGCCATTTTCCCTTCTAAATATATCCATATCGGAGGTGATGAAGCACCTAAAACCTATTGGAAAGAATCGCCGTTTTGCCAGGCTTTAATGAAAGAAAAAGGTTTGAAAGATGAGCATGAATTACAAAGCTATTTTATCCAGACGATAGAAAAACATGTAAACGGAAAAGGACGCTCGATTATTGGTTGGGATGAGATTTTAGAAGGTGGTTTGGCGCCAAATGCAACAGTAATGAGCTGGAGGGGAGAAGACGGCGGAATTGCAGCTGCACAGCAAAAACACGATGTAATTATGACCCCAGGATCGATGGGATTATATATTGATCATAAACAATCTAATTCTCCTGATGAGCCGGTTACCATCGGTGGCTTTGCACCTTATCAAAAAATATATGCTTACGATCCGATTCCGAAAGTTTTAACTGCTGATGAGCGAAAGTATATCAAAGGTGTACAGGCCAATATGTGGACAGAGTATATTAAAACCCCTGAGAAAGCAGAAAATCATGCTTTCCCCAGGATATTAGCTTTATCGGAGATTGCCTGGTCGCCGGTTGAACGTAAAGATTTAAAGAACTTCTCTGAGCAGCGTTTACCGGTACATTTGGCGCGTTTAGATAAAATGGGGATTAATTTTTGGGTACCTACGCCAATCGGACAAAGTGATAAAACTTTAACAGGTGGCGATTTTACCATCGATTTAAAAGCACCTGTTGCAGGAGCTAAAATTTATTATTCGATTGATTTATCCCGCCCATCCGAAAATGCATTTTTGTATACATCACCAATTAAAATTACCGTTCCGCAAGGTGAGAAAAGGGTATTAAAAACCATCGTAATTGCCCCAAGTGGTAGAAGAAGTGTAGTTACCGAAACGGTTTTAAATAACGGAGCACCAGAAGCTAAAACCGAAGCAAAGAAATAA
- a CDS encoding RNA polymerase sigma factor gives MEQKDKLFKEIFDSNSKKIFHLCYGYSGDTDAANDLLQETFLKVWQNLDKFRNKSLISTWIYRIAVNTCLTYLRSEKRQAKDELTDNIIENKIEEFSEKNEQVALLYKCISKLEENDRLIITMVLDELPYHEIADISGISEGNLRVKIHRIKQKLTELYNQYASV, from the coding sequence ATGGAACAAAAAGACAAGTTATTTAAAGAGATCTTTGATTCGAATTCCAAAAAAATATTCCATTTATGTTATGGTTATAGTGGTGACACTGACGCCGCAAACGATCTTTTACAAGAGACTTTTTTAAAGGTCTGGCAAAACCTGGATAAATTCAGGAATAAATCTTTAATATCTACATGGATTTACAGAATTGCCGTAAATACCTGTCTAACCTATTTGAGATCTGAAAAAAGACAGGCAAAAGATGAATTAACAGATAATATCATTGAAAATAAGATAGAAGAATTTTCAGAGAAAAATGAACAGGTTGCCCTGCTTTACAAGTGTATATCGAAGCTTGAAGAGAATGACCGTTTGATTATTACGATGGTACTCGATGAGTTGCCATACCACGAAATTGCAGATATATCAGGGATAAGCGAAGGCAATTTAAGGGTAAAAATTCACCGAATTAAACAAAAATTAACAGAACTATATAACCAGTATGCAAGCGTTTGA
- a CDS encoding dicarboxylate/amino acid:cation symporter: MKKNKLTLFIFLALIAGIILGYILNVNSIDVYNQKILNADAKVKSIEVSIAKTTDTTSLGYTQLKAERKANAKIKKENEDIREKKLEYFTLLSDIFLRLIKMIVAPLVFTTLVVGVAKVGDIKAVGRIGGKTLGWFLAMSLMSLILGMILVNLFEPGRHMKLSLPDQLVNTGIQKAAMSVKDFIAHVFPKSIAESMATNEILQIVVFSLFFGVATAAIGDLGQVVIKAFDAIAHVILKMTGYVMNFAPLAVFGAMTAIVAKQGLNVLNTYAIFIGEFYLGLGILWAVLIFLGFLVLKKRIFRLVNDMKEPALLAFSTASSEAAYPKTMMLLERFGCKDKIVSFVLPLGYSFNLDGSMMYMTFASLFIAQAYGIHLGFEQQISMLLILMLTSKGIAGVPRASLVVIAGTIASFNIPEAGLALLIGIDPLLDMGRSATNVVGNSIATAVVSKWEGELKESEV, translated from the coding sequence ATGAAGAAAAACAAACTCACGCTTTTCATTTTCTTAGCACTGATAGCTGGAATTATACTCGGCTATATCCTAAACGTCAATTCAATTGATGTTTACAACCAGAAGATCCTTAATGCCGATGCGAAAGTTAAAAGTATAGAGGTTAGTATTGCTAAAACTACTGATACAACCAGCCTAGGTTATACACAGCTTAAGGCTGAGCGAAAAGCAAATGCCAAAATCAAAAAAGAGAACGAAGACATCAGGGAGAAAAAACTAGAATATTTTACCCTGCTGAGCGATATTTTTCTTCGGCTGATTAAGATGATTGTTGCGCCATTGGTGTTTACAACCTTAGTGGTCGGCGTAGCCAAAGTAGGTGATATTAAAGCTGTAGGCAGAATTGGAGGCAAAACATTAGGCTGGTTCCTGGCCATGTCGCTGATGTCGCTGATATTGGGTATGATTCTGGTAAATTTATTTGAGCCGGGAAGACATATGAAATTATCATTGCCAGATCAATTGGTGAATACGGGTATCCAGAAAGCAGCAATGAGCGTGAAAGATTTCATTGCACACGTTTTTCCAAAAAGTATTGCCGAATCAATGGCGACCAACGAAATTTTGCAGATTGTTGTATTTTCACTATTCTTTGGTGTAGCCACAGCTGCCATTGGCGATTTAGGACAGGTTGTGATTAAAGCATTCGATGCTATTGCCCATGTAATCTTAAAAATGACCGGTTATGTAATGAACTTTGCTCCATTGGCTGTTTTCGGAGCTATGACTGCTATAGTGGCTAAACAAGGCTTAAATGTATTGAATACCTATGCCATATTTATAGGCGAATTCTATCTGGGTTTAGGCATACTTTGGGCAGTTTTAATTTTCTTAGGATTTTTAGTACTGAAGAAACGTATTTTCCGTTTGGTAAACGATATGAAAGAGCCTGCACTCCTGGCCTTCAGTACAGCAAGCAGTGAAGCAGCTTATCCTAAAACCATGATGCTTTTAGAGCGTTTTGGCTGTAAAGATAAAATTGTAAGTTTCGTTCTTCCATTGGGTTATTCGTTCAATTTAGATGGATCGATGATGTACATGACCTTTGCTTCGCTGTTTATTGCGCAGGCTTATGGTATTCATTTAGGTTTTGAGCAGCAAATTTCGATGTTGTTAATCCTGATGTTAACCAGTAAAGGTATTGCTGGTGTGCCAAGAGCATCGTTGGTGGTTATTGCCGGTACTATTGCCAGTTTCAATATTCCCGAGGCAGGTTTAGCCTTATTAATCGGTATCGATCCTTTGCTGGATATGGGCCGTTCGGCAACCAATGTGGTGGGTAATAGTATTGCAACCGCTGTGGTAAGTAAGTGGGAAGGGGAGCTTAAGGAGTCCGAAGTATAA
- a CDS encoding BlaI/MecI/CopY family transcriptional regulator translates to MEKLTLQEEEAMLAVWQIGKGFIKDFMDVLPEPKPPYTTLASTVKNLERKGFLVSERFANANRYSAKVKEVEYKKRFMSGFVNNYFQSSYKELVAFFAKDKKISAEELKEIINLIENPEK, encoded by the coding sequence ATGGAAAAGTTAACATTACAGGAAGAAGAAGCGATGCTGGCTGTTTGGCAGATTGGAAAAGGTTTTATCAAAGATTTTATGGATGTGCTGCCCGAGCCGAAACCACCATACACTACACTGGCCTCAACGGTTAAAAATCTGGAACGTAAAGGCTTTCTGGTAAGTGAGCGTTTTGCCAATGCCAACCGCTACAGTGCAAAGGTTAAAGAAGTAGAATACAAAAAGCGCTTTATGAGCGGTTTTGTTAATAATTACTTTCAAAGTTCCTATAAAGAATTGGTTGCCTTTTTCGCTAAGGATAAGAAGATCAGTGCCGAAGAACTTAAAGAGATTATAAATTTAATCGAGAACCCTGAAAAGTAA
- a CDS encoding DUF922 domain-containing protein, which translates to MKKILIAFLFLLALPCTFAFKQDFSQPVQLDWETHFKGKADMRSPFFALTAMTWKYSYESTVYRNRVAIKLQNDVSIDKNRSWVKWDKIKDPEIRASLLHHEQGHANIQYVLLLEAERVLKNRNYSVNNYKAQISELANQISNYFDTMQRNYDEETEHGSNHKMQARWDDIIQEKIEESRTAMAELQK; encoded by the coding sequence GTGAAAAAAATATTGATTGCATTTTTATTTTTGCTGGCATTACCCTGCACCTTTGCTTTTAAGCAGGATTTTTCTCAACCGGTACAACTGGATTGGGAAACTCACTTTAAAGGCAAAGCTGATATGCGTTCACCGTTTTTCGCTTTAACAGCCATGACATGGAAATACAGTTATGAGAGCACTGTTTACCGTAACCGTGTTGCCATTAAACTTCAAAATGATGTAAGTATAGATAAAAACAGATCGTGGGTAAAATGGGATAAGATTAAAGATCCCGAAATCAGGGCCAGTCTTTTACACCACGAACAAGGGCACGCTAATATTCAATATGTTTTACTTTTAGAAGCCGAAAGGGTATTGAAAAACAGAAACTATTCTGTAAACAACTATAAGGCTCAAATATCTGAACTCGCCAATCAGATCAGCAATTATTTTGATACCATGCAACGCAACTATGATGAAGAAACCGAGCATGGTAGCAACCATAAAATGCAGGCCCGATGGGATGACATTATCCAGGAGAAGATTGAAGAATCAAGGACTGCTATGGCTGAGCTACAAAAATAG